The genomic segment ACGAAAGAGAAGCGGCAATGACGGTGAAGCTGTGCCGTCACCGTGCCCCCCGAAAGGGGGTGTGGCGCTCCATGGAACTGTGGATGGCGTCGTCGCTAAGGCGTTTCGCCATGACGACAAAAACAACGCATCGCGATCCAGAAAAGCCGGATCAGGTCTATTCCCCGCATTGGGCGCGGTGGCGCATCTTGTGATCGGCCAGCACGCAGGCCATCATCGCTTCGCCCACCGGGACGGCGCGAATGCCGACACAGGGATCATGTCGGCCCTTGGTGACGATTTCGGTTTCACGGCCGTGGCGGTCTATGGTTCGGCGCGGGGTGAGGATGGAGCTGGTGGGTTTGACGGCAAATCGCACCACGATGTCCTCGCCTGTGGAAATTCCGCCCAAAATGCCGCCGGCATGATTGCTGTGAAAGGCGGGATACCCGTCCTCATCCATATACATTTCGTCGGCATTTTCTTCGCCACTGAGACGGGCGGCATTCATGCCTTCGCCGATTTCCACGCCCTTGACGGCATTGATGGTCATCATGGCATTGGCCAACTCGCTGTCCAGCTTGCCATAAACCGGGGCGCCCAGGCCGGCGGGCACGCCCATGGCGCGGACCTCTATCACCGCGCCGATGGAACTGCCCTTCTTGCGGATTCCGTCAAGGTATTTTTCCCACACCGGCACCATTTCCGCATCCGGGCACCAGAAGGGATTGCGGTCCACCTCGTCCCAGTCCCAGTTGTCGCGGTTGATTTTATGATCGCCGATCTGGACCAGCGCGCCCTTGATCTGTATGCCGACTCCCAGCACCTTGCGCGCCAGGGCGCCTGCGGCCACCCGTGAGGCGGTTTCCCGGGCCGAGGAGCGCCCGCCGCCCCGATAGTCGCGAATGCCGTATTTTTCCATATAGGTGTAATCGGCGTGTCCTGGACGGAACTTGTCCTTGATGTCGCCATAATCCTTGGACCGCTGGTCCATATTTTCGATCATCAGACAGACCGGCGTGCCGGTGGTCATCCCTTCAAACACTCCGGACAGGATTTTGACCTTGTCTGGTTCCTTGCGCTGGGTGGTAAAGCGGGTCTGGCCTGGTTTACGTTTGTCCAGAAAATGCTGGATGTCTTCTTCGCAAAGCGGTAGGCGCGGGGGCATACCGTCCACCACACAGCCAATGGCCGGGCCGTGGCTTTCGCCCCAGGTTGTGACACGAAACAGATGACCAAAGCTGTTATGTGACATTAGTCGTCCTTGTTCAGGGTCAGATCCGGCGCGTCTTCGCGCTTCATACCCATAATGTTATACCCGCAGTCCACATGATGATTTTCGCCGGTCACGGCGCTGGCCAGGTCGCTGAGCAGATAAAGCCCGGCATTCCCCACCTCTTCAATGGTAACGTTGCGGCCCAACGGGGAATTCAGTTCATTCCATTTCAGGATATAACGAAAATCCCCGATACCGGAAGCGGCCAGGGTCTTGATCGGGCCGGCGGAAATGCTGTTGACCCGGATGCCTTTGGACCCCAGGTCGCGCGCCATATATTTGACGCTGGCTTCAAGGGCGGCTTTGGCCACCCCCATGACATTGTAATGTGGCAGGACTTTTTCGGCACCGTAATAGCTGAGCGTGAGCAGGCTGCCGCCATTGGTCATGAGTTTTTCAGCCCGTTGGGCGATGGCGGTAAAGCTGTAACAGGAAATGCTCAGGCTTCTGGCGAAATTATCCGGGGTGGTGTCCACATAGCGGCCCTTGAGTTCTTCCTTGTCCGAATAGGCAATGGCATGTACCACAAAATCCAGTTCGCCCCATTTTTCGCCAAGCGTATTGAACACCTCGTCAATGGACGCGGCGTCGGTGACATCACACGGCAAAACAATGTCTGACCCGACACTTTCCGCCAGCGGGCGCACCCGCCGCTCCAGGGCCTCGCCCTGATAGGTAAAAGCCAGTTCCGCGCCCTGTTCATAGGCTTTCTGGGCAATTCCCCAGGCAATAGAGCGATTGTTGGCCACCCCCATGATCACGCCCTTTTTTCCGGCGAGAAGTCCCGTTTTTTCTGTCATGATCCTTCCTTACAGTGCTTTACCATAATACAAGCGATGCATCCTACACGTTCACCATAATTAATCAATCTTTGAACGATAATTCTCTGAACGATATCTCAGGGCGCCTCATGCGGGTTATTGTCGGGAAACCTGTTGGTTCTGCTTCCTGATCCGTTTGTGATACAGCGCCGCGTTGATTTCCGCTCCCAGGATAAAAGCAGCGCTGATAAAATAAAAAAACATCAGGGCGATGATCGCGCCGGCGAGGCTGCCATAGGTCACGTCATAGCGGGCAAAATGTTTCAGGTAAAGAGAAAAAGAACTGCCGATCCCCATCCACAGGATGAGCGCCGCCAGCGCCCCCGGCGCGAGTGGCGGACGGATTTTCAGCCGTCGTGGCCGGAGCACGTAATAGACCAGGCACAGCGCACCGAAAACCAGCGTGATGCTGAGGGTAAAGCGCACCGCGTTCCAGATCAGTTTCCAGTCGGTATCGACGGGGATGTAACTGATGATGATGTTCCAGGCGACGGGGCCCAGAACCAGTATGGACATGCCGACAATAATGCCGCTGGCCGACAATATCACAAGCAGAAGCCCCTCCGCCCGGCGGCGGATATAGGGGCGACGGGTGACCGAGGCAAAGGAGCGCACAATTGCCAGTCGCGCCGCATCAATGGCCGAGGCACTGACCCAGATGGCGCCCAGAATACTGAAGGTCATGATACTGCCGCTGGTGGTTTGGATCATCTTTTCGATAGGGGCTCTCAGCACCCTTACCACATCCGGCGGGATATTATTGAACAGAATTTCGAGCGCCTCATGTCCCGCCTCGCTCTGGCCGAAAAATCCGGCGAGCGAGACCAGGAAGATAATGAACGGAAACAGAGCTAGCAGCGTGAGAAAAGCCAAATAGCCGGCCATCACCATCCCGTCATGCCGGTTAAAATTGATGACCGCCTCAACCAGAAAGCTGACACGGTCATAATACGGCCTGAGGGTCTGTTTCACGCGTTCGATCATTTCAGTTTTGATCGTACTTCATAATTTTTGCCCTTGCCCCATTTTTTGATGGCGTCTTGCAGTTCGCTATCAATTTTGTCCGGCAGTACAATCATCACCTTTACATACTGATCTCCCTTCTGCCCGGTTTTGCTGTCCTGTGCGCCCTTGCCTTTCAGGCGCAGGACTTTGCCGGAACTGGTGCCGGGGGGAATGTTGAGCGACACGGAGCCGTCAATGGTCGGCACCGTGACCTTGCCGCCAAGCACCGCTTCGTGCAAGGTGATGGGCAGATCGAGGTGGATATCATTGCCCTGTCGCGTGAAATAGGGGTGGGGCGTGATGTGTATTTCCACAAGCGCGTCCCCCGCCGGGCCACCGGCAATTCCAGGGCCGCCCTGTCCTTTCAGGCGAATTTGCTGCCCTTCCTTCACATTGGGAGGAATGGTCACATTCAGGGTTTTGTTGTTTTCCAGGGTGAGTCTTTTCTTGCTGCCCTTAACGGCATCAAGAAAGTCGATGTTCACCCGGTAAATGCGGTCGTTGCCTTTTTGGGGGCGCGGGCCGCGCCGGCCACGCATCCCGCCTCCGAAAAAGGTGGAAAAAATTTCTTCCGGATCGAAACTATCTCCAAACGGGCTGAAGCCGCCGGTTTCTGCACCGGCGTGCTGATACCGGGCAAAACCTTTTTCGGAACCGTCGGCGTTGATTTCGCCGCGGTCATACCGGGCCCGCATTTCCTTGTTGCTGAGCAAGGCATAGGCCGCCGAAACCTCCTTGAATTTTTCGGCGACTTTTTCATCTCCGGGGTTGGCGTCGGGATGTAGTTCCTTGGCCAGCTTGCGATAGGCTTTTTTGATTTCCGCGTCGCTGGCCGTTTTGGAGAGGCCTAGGACACTGTATGGATCTCTCATCGTGAATTAATCACCCTCATCAATAAATGAACTCTGCCATCTATAGCACTTAACAGTCATTCGTTGATGATTTATTTAGGGATTAATTGATGATTTTCCAAGTCCCGTCCGGTTGACGGCAGGCGGTGCCATAGGCGGTTTCGGTTTTACCACCCACGGTGATGGTCTGCTGATACTCCCGGCAATATTTGCCAGGTTCGGGTTCATAGGCCGGTTGCGGGGTGACAGAACCGTAATTGCCGCTGTCCGGATTATGCCAGGTGACCTGCTCGCCGGAGCGACCGGTTTCAAGCGCGGTCTGCGCGGTCTGGCGCATCCTCAGGCGGTCGGCTTCATCCAGGCTTTTGCCGATTTCACTGCCGACCACGGCACCAGCCATGGCCCCTACGGCAATGGCGAAAGCCTTGCCGCCGCCGTCACCGCCTACGCTGTTCCCAAGAAGGCCGCCGACAACCGCCCCGATGGCGGCGCCGCTTTGCTGTTTGGATTCACAAGCGGCCAGAGAGAGGGAAAGCGCCGCAATCAGGCCTGCGGTCATAAAACCTTTTGAGATTTGCATGATAAACCCCTTAACCATAACAAATTAAAAAAACATCCCAGTAAAACCACGTCGTTGTCAAACGGTAGTCCCTGAACTATATATTAATCCATTCATTTTAAAAATCAGTTTGGCAAATTTATGGCGCAGTTAACAGATCAGAACCCTCTGGACCTTTTTGCAAAATGGTTTGAAGAGGCCAACAAAAACGAAGACCTGGCCGAGGCGATGGCATTGGCGACCGCCGACAGCCGGGGGACTCCTTCCGTCCGTATGGTATTGCTCAAATCCTTCGGGCCCGAGGGGTTTGTTTTTTATACCAATCTGGAGAGCAGAAAAGGCCGCGAAATCCGGGAAAATCCCCGGGCGGCGCTGTGTCTGCACTGGAAAAGCCTGAAACGTCAGGTGCGTATCGAGGGGCCGCTGGAACAGGTCCCGGACGAGGTGGCGGATGCCTATTTCGCCAGCCGGCCCCGGGACAGCCGTATCGGCACCTGGGCCTCGAAACAGAGTCGGCCCATGGAAGGCCGTTTTGAGTTCGAGACGGCAATTGCCAAATATGCCGCCAAATACGCCTTCGGAGATATTCCGCGTCCGCCCTTTTGGTCGGGATTCTATGTTCGGCCGGAAATGATCGAATTCTGGGAAGAGCGGGCGTTTCGCCTTCATGACCGGTCGCTGTTCCGCCGGCAGGAGGACGGGAACTGGACTCTGGAGAAACTCTATCCCTGAACCGGTCGGAAACCACACTTGATCCGGCCTGACCCCCACTTTAAACCCGCAAAAATTGGATGGCTGATGCTCATGGGGCATGAACTCACAGAAAAACAACAGAATTCCGATCTGATGCTCAAGGCCGCGCGGGCGTCCCTGCTGGTCGCCCTGTGCCTGATTGGCGCGAAGACCTGGGCCTGGATGGCCAGCGGATCCGTAGCGCTGCTGGGATCTCTGGTGGACAGCATCATGGACCTGCTGGCCTCGACCGTAAATTTTGTTGCCGTGCGTTTTGCGATTGCCCCTGCTGATGAAGACCATCGCTTCGGCCACGGCAAGGCAGAAGCGATTGCCGGATTATTACAGGCGGTGGTGGTGACCCTGTCGGCTCTGCTGCTGATGGCGGAGGCGGTCAGACATTTGATGACGCCGGAACCGCTGCGCAACACGCCATTGGGCATTGCGGTGATTGTTTTTTCAATTGGATTGACCTTTTTATTGGTGGCGTATCAGCGGCATGTGGTGCGTAAAACCAATTCGGTCGCCATCTCTGCCGACAGCCTGCATTATGCCGGGGACTTGTTGATGAATGTGGCGGTACTGGTGGCGCTGGCCCTTGGGGGGTATCTGGGCTGGCGTTATGCAGATCCCCTGTTCGGTCTGGGGATTGGCCTGTATCTGCTGTATAATGTGTATCTCATTGCCCGCAACAGCATCAATATCCTGATGGACCGGGAAATGGAGGAAGAGGAGCGGGAAAAAATCATTCGCATTGTCCAGGCCCATGACGAGGTGAAAGGGCTGCATGACATGAAAACCCGCCGGACAGGCCTGGAAGTCTTTATCCAGTTTCACATTGAACTGGAAAGCGATATTTCCCTCAAAGAGGCCCATAACATCTGTGACGAGGTAGAGGCGGAACTGAAAGAAGAATTTCCGATGGCGGAAATCATTATTCATGCGGACCCGGAAGATGCGGTTGAGGAGGAAAATGTGCAGTTTACTGAACCGGAGGTGGCAACGTGATAACCGTTTACGGCATTAAAAACTGCGACACTGTCAAAAAAGCGCTGAAATGGCTTGAGGCGGAGGGTGTGGCCCATCAGTTTCATGATTACCGCAAGGATGGCTTGGACCGGCAGAGACTTGCCGGATGGGTTCGGGAACTGGGCTGGGAGGTCCTGCTGAACCGTCGGGGAACCACCTGGCGCAAGCTGCCGGATGAGGTGCGGGGCCCTCTTGACGAAGCCGCTGCAATCGCGTTGATGCTGGAGCATCCGGCCCTGATCAAGCGGCCTTTGTTTGACTTGGGGACACAACGCCGGGTAGGATTTACGGCAAAAGACCAGGATGACTTGAAAAAGCTGCTGGCCGCATAGAGGCGGCGGGCAGGCCAGCCCGGGCGATGTCGCCCCAACAGGAATGGACAGATGACAACACAGTCAAACTCTCAGGTAAATTCACGGCGCACGCTGGTGCTCACCGGCGCCAGCCGAGGCATCGGTCATGCCACAGTCAAACGGTTCTCCAGTGCGGGCTGGCGGGTGATCACCCTGTCCCGTCACGGTTTTCCAGAAAACTGTCCTTGGGAAATGGGACCGGAGGATCATGTGCAGATCGACCTGGGCGATCCGGAAGACCGCGTCCGGGGGGTGGAGGAAATTCGCAAGCGCTTGGGCGGTGGGCCGCTCCATGCGCTGGTCAATAATGCAGGCATTTCCCCCAAGGCAGAGGATGGCGGCCGCCTCAATACCCTGAATACGGATGAGGCGGACTGGAAAAAAGTGTTCGAGGTGAATTTTTTCGCTCCCGTGGTGCTGGCCCGAGGATTGCTGGATGAACTGATCCTGGGCAAGGGGGCCATTGTCAATGTGACCTCCATCGCCGGCAGTCGGGTTCATCCTTTTGCAGGGGCAGCCTATGGCACTTCCAAGGCGGCGCTGGCGGCGCTTACTCGGGAAATGGCTGCCGATTTCGGCCCGCACGGTATCCGCGTTAACGCCATTGCGCCGGGAGAAATCGACACCGCGATCCTTTCCCCGGGAACCGAAGAGATTGTCAAAAACATTCCGCTTCGCCGTCTCGGCAAACCGGAAGAAGTGGCCAAAACCATTTATTATCTGTGTACCGAGGCGTCGGACTATGTAACGGGGGCGGAAATCCACATCAATGGCG from the Luteithermobacter gelatinilyticus genome contains:
- the aroC gene encoding chorismate synthase; its protein translation is MSHNSFGHLFRVTTWGESHGPAIGCVVDGMPPRLPLCEEDIQHFLDKRKPGQTRFTTQRKEPDKVKILSGVFEGMTTGTPVCLMIENMDQRSKDYGDIKDKFRPGHADYTYMEKYGIRDYRGGGRSSARETASRVAAGALARKVLGVGIQIKGALVQIGDHKINRDNWDWDEVDRNPFWCPDAEMVPVWEKYLDGIRKKGSSIGAVIEVRAMGVPAGLGAPVYGKLDSELANAMMTINAVKGVEIGEGMNAARLSGEENADEMYMDEDGYPAFHSNHAGGILGGISTGEDIVVRFAVKPTSSILTPRRTIDRHGRETEIVTKGRHDPCVGIRAVPVGEAMMACVLADHKMRHRAQCGE
- the fabI gene encoding enoyl-ACP reductase FabI, which encodes MTEKTGLLAGKKGVIMGVANNRSIAWGIAQKAYEQGAELAFTYQGEALERRVRPLAESVGSDIVLPCDVTDAASIDEVFNTLGEKWGELDFVVHAIAYSDKEELKGRYVDTTPDNFARSLSISCYSFTAIAQRAEKLMTNGGSLLTLSYYGAEKVLPHYNVMGVAKAALEASVKYMARDLGSKGIRVNSISAGPIKTLAASGIGDFRYILKWNELNSPLGRNVTIEEVGNAGLYLLSDLASAVTGENHHVDCGYNIMGMKREDAPDLTLNKDD
- a CDS encoding YihY/virulence factor BrkB family protein, which encodes MIERVKQTLRPYYDRVSFLVEAVINFNRHDGMVMAGYLAFLTLLALFPFIIFLVSLAGFFGQSEAGHEALEILFNNIPPDVVRVLRAPIEKMIQTTSGSIMTFSILGAIWVSASAIDAARLAIVRSFASVTRRPYIRRRAEGLLLVILSASGIIVGMSILVLGPVAWNIIISYIPVDTDWKLIWNAVRFTLSITLVFGALCLVYYVLRPRRLKIRPPLAPGALAALILWMGIGSSFSLYLKHFARYDVTYGSLAGAIIALMFFYFISAAFILGAEINAALYHKRIRKQNQQVSRQ
- a CDS encoding DnaJ C-terminal domain-containing protein, coding for MRDPYSVLGLSKTASDAEIKKAYRKLAKELHPDANPGDEKVAEKFKEVSAAYALLSNKEMRARYDRGEINADGSEKGFARYQHAGAETGGFSPFGDSFDPEEIFSTFFGGGMRGRRGPRPQKGNDRIYRVNIDFLDAVKGSKKRLTLENNKTLNVTIPPNVKEGQQIRLKGQGGPGIAGGPAGDALVEIHITPHPYFTRQGNDIHLDLPITLHEAVLGGKVTVPTIDGSVSLNIPPGTSSGKVLRLKGKGAQDSKTGQKGDQYVKVMIVLPDKIDSELQDAIKKWGKGKNYEVRSKLK
- a CDS encoding RT0821/Lpp0805 family surface protein translates to MQISKGFMTAGLIAALSLSLAACESKQQSGAAIGAVVGGLLGNSVGGDGGGKAFAIAVGAMAGAVVGSEIGKSLDEADRLRMRQTAQTALETGRSGEQVTWHNPDSGNYGSVTPQPAYEPEPGKYCREYQQTITVGGKTETAYGTACRQPDGTWKIIN
- the pdxH gene encoding pyridoxamine 5'-phosphate oxidase, with the translated sequence MAQLTDQNPLDLFAKWFEEANKNEDLAEAMALATADSRGTPSVRMVLLKSFGPEGFVFYTNLESRKGREIRENPRAALCLHWKSLKRQVRIEGPLEQVPDEVADAYFASRPRDSRIGTWASKQSRPMEGRFEFETAIAKYAAKYAFGDIPRPPFWSGFYVRPEMIEFWEERAFRLHDRSLFRRQEDGNWTLEKLYP
- a CDS encoding cation diffusion facilitator family transporter, which produces MLMGHELTEKQQNSDLMLKAARASLLVALCLIGAKTWAWMASGSVALLGSLVDSIMDLLASTVNFVAVRFAIAPADEDHRFGHGKAEAIAGLLQAVVVTLSALLLMAEAVRHLMTPEPLRNTPLGIAVIVFSIGLTFLLVAYQRHVVRKTNSVAISADSLHYAGDLLMNVAVLVALALGGYLGWRYADPLFGLGIGLYLLYNVYLIARNSINILMDREMEEEEREKIIRIVQAHDEVKGLHDMKTRRTGLEVFIQFHIELESDISLKEAHNICDEVEAELKEEFPMAEIIIHADPEDAVEEENVQFTEPEVAT
- a CDS encoding ArsC family reductase, whose translation is MITVYGIKNCDTVKKALKWLEAEGVAHQFHDYRKDGLDRQRLAGWVRELGWEVLLNRRGTTWRKLPDEVRGPLDEAAAIALMLEHPALIKRPLFDLGTQRRVGFTAKDQDDLKKLLAA
- a CDS encoding SDR family NAD(P)-dependent oxidoreductase is translated as MTTQSNSQVNSRRTLVLTGASRGIGHATVKRFSSAGWRVITLSRHGFPENCPWEMGPEDHVQIDLGDPEDRVRGVEEIRKRLGGGPLHALVNNAGISPKAEDGGRLNTLNTDEADWKKVFEVNFFAPVVLARGLLDELILGKGAIVNVTSIAGSRVHPFAGAAYGTSKAALAALTREMAADFGPHGIRVNAIAPGEIDTAILSPGTEEIVKNIPLRRLGKPEEVAKTIYYLCTEASDYVTGAEIHINGGQHV